A window from Pagrus major chromosome 4, Pma_NU_1.0 encodes these proteins:
- the slc5a7a gene encoding high-affinity choline transporter 1: protein MTIHVEGLVAIAVFYLLILFVGIWAAWKNKHSGEAEGTDRSETIMVGGRDIGLFVGGFTMTATWVGGGYINGTAEYVYLPDYGLAWAQAPFGYALSLVVGGLFFAKPMRSRGYVTMLDPFQQLYGKRMGGLLFIPALMGEIFWSAAILSALGATLSVIVDINIKMSVVISALIAIFYTLVGGLYSVAYTDVVQLFCIFVGLWISVPFALTNPAVSDITVTAVKQVYQSPWRGSVNKSDTWVWIDNFCLLMLGGIPWQVYFQRVLSASSATYAQVLSFLAAFGCLIMAVPSVLIGAIGASTDWNQTSYGAIAPKDKEQADMILPIVLQHLCPPFVSFFGLGAVSAAVMSSADSSILSASSMFARNIYQLAFRQSASDREIVWVMRITIFVFGGLATLMALVTGTVYGLWYLSSDLVYVIIFPQLLSVLFVKGTNTYGSVAAYLFGMVLRIGGGEPYLKLPPFIYYPGWTIEQRIHHVTGEMEEVVIQKFPFKTVSMLASFLGNVAVSYLAKYLFESGKISHKYDFLDAVVSKHSGEIMDKTTLVTRGNNIGLSEMSAVKPRLSVTLAAAFTRRDTLPKEMVEEEEEESSPDSSHHDDE from the exons ATGACCATCCATGTAGAGGGGCTTGTGGCTATCGCGGTCTTCTATCTCCTCATCCTGTTCGTGGGCATCTGGGCGGCATGGAAGAACAAACACTCCGGGGAGGCGGAGGGCACCGACCGCAGCGAGACCATCATGGTGGGAGGGAGAGACATTGGACTGTTTGTCGGTGGATTCACCATGACAG CGACCTGGGTTGGAGGAGGATACATCAATGGCACAGCTGAGTACGTGTATCTACCGGATTATGGCTTGGCTTGGGCACAAGCTCCCTTTGGATATGCCCTCAGTCTTGTTGTGG GTGGTCTTTTCTTCGCTAAGCCAATGCGCTCACGAGGTTACGTCACTATGTTGGACCCCTTCCAGCAGCTGTATGGGAAACGCATGGGCGGCCTCCTCTTCATACCTGCACTCATGGGTGAGATCTTCTGGTCCGCCGCCATCTTGTCCGCCCTTG GGGCCACTCTGAGTGTCATCGTGGATATCAACATTAAGATGTCAGTGGTCATCTCTGCACTCATTGCCATCTTCTACACCCTGGTCGGAGGACTGTACTCTGTGGCCTACACTGACGTTGTGCAGCTCTTCTGTATCTTTGTTGGCCTG TGGATCAGTGTGCCCTTTGCTTTGACCAACCCTGCGGTGTCGGACATCACTGTGACTGCAGTGAAGCAGGTGTACCAGTCGCCCTGGAGAGGCAGCGTCAACAAGAGCGACACCTGGGTCTGGATCGACAACTTCTGCCTCCTG ATGCTGGGAGGAATACCCTGGCAGGTGTATTTCCAAAGAGtcctgtctgcctcctctgccACCTACGCCCAGGTCCTGTCCTTCCTGGCTGCCTTCGGCTGCCTCATCATGGCTGTGCCCTCCGTTCTCATCGGGGCCATCGGGGCCTCCACAG ACTGGAACCAGACAAGTTATGGTGCCATTGCTCCTAAAGACAAGGAGCAAGCAGACATGATTCTACCCATCGTGCTCCAACACCTTTGCCCGCCATTCGTCTCTTTTTTCGGCCTCGGTGCAGTGTCTGCAGCTGTCATGTCATCTGCAGACTCGTCCATCCTTTCAGCGAGCTCCATGTTTGCGAGGAACATCTACCAGCTCGCCTTTAGACAGTCG gCGTCTGACCGTGAGATCGTGTGGGTGATGCGCATCACCATCTTCGTATTCGGCGGCCTTGCCACGTTAATGGCGCTGGTAACCGGGACGGTTTACGGCCTGTGGTACCTGAGCTCTGACCTGGTTTACGTCATCATCTTCCCTCAGCTGCTCAGCGTGCTCTTCGTCAAAGGCACCAACACGTACGGCTCGGTGGCCGCCTACCTGTTCGGCATGGTGCTGCGCATAGGTGGAGGTGAACCCTACCTGAAGCTGCCTCCTTTCATTTACTACCCCGGCTGGACCATTGAGCAGCGGATACACCACGTTACTGGAGAAATGGAGGAAGTCGTCATCCAGAAGTTCCCCTTCAAAACCGTCTCTATGCTCGCCTCCTTTCTGGGTAACGTGGCTGTTTCCTACCTGGCAAAGTACCTGTTTGAGAGCGGCAAGATTTCACACAAATACGACTTTCTCGACGCGGTGGTGTCCAAGCACAGCGGAGAGATTATGGATAAGACGACGCTTGTGACTCGCGGCAACAACATCGGGCTGTCGGAGATGTCGGCCGTGAAGCCGCGGCTGAGCGTGACCTTGGCCGCCGCCTTCACACGCCGTGACACACTGCCGAAGGAaatggtggaggaggaggaggaggagtccaGCCCTGACTCCTCTCACCATGATGACGAATGA